From Nitrobacter sp. NHB1, a single genomic window includes:
- a CDS encoding PadR family transcriptional regulator, giving the protein MAEGDLRLVALSLISETPRHGYEVIQTIEKMTSDWFLPNPNVIHPMLASLVDERCLTASADPPRLFTITDEGRAYLELNCDRADAVVGRLKALGERVARWRNALGMAERLKDADADATEGLLDVLARASMQRK; this is encoded by the coding sequence GTGGCCGAAGGCGATCTGCGTCTGGTTGCACTCTCGCTCATTTCCGAGACGCCTCGTCATGGTTACGAGGTCATTCAAACGATCGAGAAAATGACGTCCGACTGGTTCTTGCCCAACCCCAACGTCATCCATCCGATGCTGGCCAGTCTTGTGGACGAGCGCTGTCTGACCGCGTCTGCCGATCCGCCGAGGCTTTTCACCATCACCGACGAAGGACGCGCCTATCTCGAGCTGAACTGCGATCGTGCCGACGCCGTCGTCGGCCGCCTGAAGGCGCTAGGCGAACGCGTTGCCCGCTGGCGCAACGCTCTCGGAATGGCGGAAAGGCTGAAGGACGCCGACGCGGACGCTACAGAAGGCCTGCTGGATGTCCTCGCCCGCGCGTCCATGCAGAGAAAATAA
- a CDS encoding HAD family hydrolase yields the protein MSEMIAANLPLDRIRALIVQARALILDVDGTLAETEEAHRQAFNTAFAGAGLDWRWDRAVYKELLRVAGGKERIRAFDNSRDGQPPLLSDSEIAELHQIKTRLYAELIAKGGCPLRPGVRALLDAARQRGQQLAIATTTSYPNIDVLLSVSLGKNWEQWFAAIAAGDEVTRKKPAPDVYIQVLSKLNLPARQCLAVEDSGIGLAAATGAGIPVLISRSAYFSDDDFSGAVCTVDDLTELTGIPENGPEA from the coding sequence ATGAGCGAAATGATTGCCGCAAACTTGCCGCTGGATCGTATCAGAGCGTTGATCGTTCAGGCGCGCGCCCTGATTCTCGACGTCGATGGAACGCTTGCCGAAACCGAGGAGGCTCATCGTCAGGCGTTTAACACTGCCTTTGCGGGAGCCGGCCTCGATTGGCGCTGGGATCGCGCCGTTTATAAGGAATTGCTTCGAGTGGCGGGAGGCAAGGAGCGTATCCGCGCCTTCGACAACTCGCGAGACGGGCAGCCGCCGCTGTTGTCGGATTCCGAGATCGCCGAACTGCACCAAATCAAAACCAGGCTCTACGCCGAATTGATAGCCAAGGGCGGTTGCCCGCTTCGGCCGGGCGTTCGCGCCTTGTTGGATGCGGCGCGGCAGCGCGGCCAGCAACTGGCGATCGCAACGACGACCTCGTACCCGAATATCGACGTATTGCTGTCGGTCTCGCTGGGCAAGAACTGGGAGCAGTGGTTCGCAGCTATTGCCGCCGGCGACGAGGTGACAAGGAAGAAACCCGCGCCGGACGTTTATATACAGGTACTCTCCAAACTGAATCTGCCCGCGCGGCAATGCCTCGCTGTTGAAGATTCCGGCATCGGTCTGGCTGCGGCGACAGGCGCTGGAATTCCTGTCCTGATCTCGCGCAGCGCCTATTTTAGCGACGATGATTTCTCAGGTGCGGTTTGTACGGTCGATGATCTGACAGAACTGACGGGCATTCCTGAAAATGGCCCGGAAGCTTGA
- a CDS encoding glycosyltransferase family 4 protein gives MSMKILFVHNNFPAQYRNLAAVLANEPGFELAAVGASNAQPMPSVKLIKYALPDADVSGTHPFARRFDLECRRAEQVLYSLSTLAASGFAPDVILAHPGWGETLPLRTMFPKARRLVYCEFFYGAEGRDIGFDPEFPISGLDGDIGLQLKNATTLLALADCDVGISPTCWQQSTFPRHYQSKIEVIHEGIDTSRVRPDPRARLMLPNGRQVGRSDEIVTFVVRNLEPLRGYHIFMRALPEILRRRPNAQIVIIGRDGLSYGLPPPVGSNWKSIFLEEVRDRLDMSRVHFMGGVPYDTFIAALQVSSAHVYLTYPFVLSWSVLEAMSAGCLVIGSDTPPVREVISSGDTGVLVPFFAVDELAERVVEALQEPDQFNAIRESARRFVIDHYDASRICIPRMRQLLDLNAPTTPARRTVWTGRPASEWPRAVRRSSRKSVVPTEKKMSDEGDSGPSDEATVKQDISKKGALR, from the coding sequence ATGTCGATGAAGATTTTATTCGTTCACAATAATTTTCCGGCGCAGTACCGCAATCTGGCGGCGGTGTTGGCCAATGAGCCAGGATTCGAACTCGCCGCGGTTGGCGCATCGAATGCGCAACCGATGCCTTCGGTCAAGTTGATTAAATATGCTCTTCCCGACGCGGACGTCTCCGGAACGCATCCATTTGCGAGACGTTTCGATCTTGAGTGCCGTCGGGCTGAGCAGGTGCTCTATAGTCTTTCAACGCTGGCGGCCTCCGGATTTGCGCCGGATGTGATCCTTGCCCATCCCGGCTGGGGCGAAACATTGCCGTTGCGCACCATGTTTCCTAAGGCGAGGCGTCTGGTCTACTGCGAGTTTTTTTACGGCGCCGAGGGGCGCGACATCGGATTCGATCCGGAATTTCCGATATCCGGGTTGGATGGTGATATCGGGCTGCAGCTCAAGAATGCGACAACCTTGCTAGCACTCGCCGACTGCGATGTCGGAATTTCGCCCACATGTTGGCAGCAGTCGACTTTTCCAAGGCATTATCAAAGCAAGATCGAAGTCATTCATGAAGGAATCGATACGTCGCGCGTGCGACCTGACCCGCGGGCGCGCCTGATGCTTCCAAACGGCCGACAGGTCGGCCGCTCGGATGAAATTGTGACATTTGTCGTGCGTAATCTCGAGCCGCTCAGGGGCTACCACATCTTTATGCGCGCGCTTCCCGAAATACTGAGACGCCGGCCCAACGCACAGATTGTCATTATCGGCAGGGATGGATTGTCTTACGGACTTCCTCCGCCGGTGGGCAGCAACTGGAAGTCGATCTTCCTGGAGGAGGTGCGCGATCGGTTGGACATGTCGCGCGTTCATTTCATGGGCGGTGTTCCATACGACACTTTTATTGCGGCACTTCAGGTGTCATCGGCGCATGTCTACCTGACGTACCCCTTCGTGCTGTCCTGGTCGGTGCTGGAAGCGATGAGCGCCGGTTGCCTGGTGATAGGATCGGATACGCCGCCGGTGCGCGAAGTCATCAGTTCCGGAGACACCGGCGTGCTGGTTCCTTTTTTTGCGGTTGATGAGCTTGCTGAAAGGGTCGTTGAAGCGCTTCAGGAACCGGATCAGTTTAACGCAATCAGAGAGTCCGCCCGCCGCTTCGTTATCGACCACTACGATGCCTCGCGGATCTGTATTCCGCGAATGCGGCAGCTTCTCGACCTGAACGCACCCACGACGCCCGCCCGTCGAACCGTTTGGACGGGACGTCCGGCGTCGGAATGGCCAAGAGCCGTCAGGCGCTCGTCACGAAAGTCGGTCGTTCCGACCGAAAAGAAAATGTCAGACGAGGGCGACTCCGGTCCGTCTGATGAAGCTACGGTCAAACAAGACATCTCGAAGAAAGGGGCGTTACGCTGA
- a CDS encoding glycosyltransferase family 2 protein, which produces MVLGTVSDTQAPVGFRSHVMLERMAAQALKARDFLAAFKYADRRCRVGPPSAAHCFVLRAEANWRLERRDASLTDLAKALLVDPSDLAANRRMLAWATGDRQRTAAANLIGCDSNPAILRVAIEELRRAGDRHWAACSVFDNHVTGWIAWTTANTIEVSLAIENGTLTSVLEPNSFHPLASMDVQATAFLVRRPPSRAPQTLTLTCDGEIIQVRRLAPNLSTPPDIRTDTPRSIAPRSDTSPPTVIVPVYRDVEATLDCFASLIKARASNAAGQHSFRILAVDDATPEPELRRYLNELAAAGTIDCLVNETNLGFVGAINRALETVPVGDVVLLNSDTIVPPNFVERLAAAARSAPGIGTVTPLSNNGDIFSFPTPNDFNPMQGYENILEIDRVASIANAGGVTEVPSGIGFCLYVTRDCLAAIGGLSENFERGYLEDVDLCLRARAKRFRNVCAPSVYVGHHGSKSFRHEKRGLVLRNLEVLDRRFPDYRRECRAFEIADPLRPARARLDRALTWLSEPSVLILGDRRGFAAVAEERARHIRERGERAVLLLRERDVVDLRVADGSSPQAVRLSFGNQRAIADATDIIARLHPDRVEIVEPSPLPQLVELIRRLGLPINPWLTARTLSEAITSLPDEPPLLVPNKTAKAFAQARWPNRKVVLQNWPTRPLTLTPISGANKSLAIVPSAPSPASFRLIRRLAERLRRREPSRSIVIAGATCDDDRLMSHANVFITGTVAADEIGDVLAPHNPGWLLTDFEEPAFGHPLIETARRASIPVAYRDWSAGSAKPRKCDLAIPADADDQGLVDAVIAWVGRS; this is translated from the coding sequence ATGGTTCTCGGCACCGTCAGTGACACCCAGGCACCTGTCGGATTTCGCTCGCATGTCATGCTCGAGCGCATGGCCGCGCAAGCGCTGAAGGCTCGGGACTTTCTTGCGGCGTTCAAATACGCGGACAGACGTTGCCGGGTCGGGCCACCATCGGCTGCACATTGCTTCGTTCTCCGCGCGGAAGCGAACTGGCGGCTGGAACGCAGGGACGCGTCCCTGACCGACCTCGCCAAAGCGCTTCTCGTCGACCCATCCGATCTTGCCGCCAACCGCAGAATGCTCGCTTGGGCAACGGGCGATCGACAGCGAACCGCGGCTGCCAATCTGATCGGCTGTGACAGCAATCCGGCGATCCTGCGTGTTGCCATCGAGGAACTCCGGCGCGCAGGGGATCGGCACTGGGCCGCCTGTTCGGTGTTTGACAATCACGTGACGGGCTGGATCGCATGGACCACCGCAAACACGATCGAAGTCAGCCTTGCAATTGAAAACGGCACGCTCACCAGCGTGCTCGAACCCAATTCGTTTCACCCCCTGGCCAGCATGGACGTTCAGGCAACAGCCTTCCTGGTTCGGCGTCCGCCATCGAGAGCGCCGCAAACGCTGACGCTGACATGCGACGGCGAGATCATCCAGGTTCGACGGCTGGCTCCCAACCTGTCCACTCCGCCGGACATCCGAACCGATACACCCCGCTCAATCGCGCCACGATCCGACACCTCACCACCCACCGTTATCGTTCCAGTGTACCGGGACGTAGAGGCAACGCTCGATTGCTTTGCCAGCCTCATCAAGGCGCGCGCGTCGAATGCGGCCGGACAACACTCCTTCCGCATTCTGGCGGTCGATGATGCCACCCCCGAACCGGAGTTGCGGCGCTATCTGAACGAGCTTGCTGCTGCCGGGACCATCGATTGTCTCGTGAACGAGACCAATCTCGGCTTCGTCGGCGCGATCAATCGCGCGCTGGAGACCGTACCAGTTGGCGACGTCGTGCTGCTTAATTCCGACACCATTGTGCCACCTAACTTCGTTGAGCGATTGGCGGCCGCGGCGCGTTCCGCACCTGGCATCGGGACGGTCACTCCGCTGTCAAACAACGGCGACATTTTTTCGTTTCCGACACCGAACGATTTCAATCCGATGCAAGGTTATGAGAATATTCTCGAGATCGACCGGGTCGCGAGCATCGCCAATGCCGGTGGTGTCACCGAGGTGCCGAGCGGCATCGGCTTCTGTCTCTATGTTACACGCGACTGTCTTGCAGCTATTGGCGGGCTTTCGGAAAATTTTGAGCGAGGCTATCTCGAGGATGTCGATCTCTGCTTGCGCGCTCGCGCCAAGAGGTTTCGCAATGTCTGCGCGCCGTCGGTCTATGTCGGACATCACGGATCGAAATCCTTCCGGCACGAGAAGCGAGGCTTGGTGCTTCGCAATCTGGAGGTTCTGGACCGGCGATTCCCCGACTACCGACGGGAATGTCGCGCGTTCGAGATCGCGGACCCGTTACGACCGGCGCGTGCGAGGCTTGATCGCGCGCTGACCTGGCTCTCCGAGCCTTCGGTGCTGATTCTCGGCGACCGACGGGGATTCGCCGCCGTCGCCGAGGAGCGGGCGCGCCATATCCGTGAGCGTGGCGAGCGTGCGGTCCTACTGTTGCGGGAGCGCGACGTCGTCGACCTCAGGGTCGCCGACGGTAGCAGCCCCCAAGCCGTCCGGTTGAGTTTCGGCAACCAGAGGGCCATCGCCGACGCCACCGACATCATCGCACGGCTGCACCCCGATCGCGTCGAGATCGTCGAGCCTAGTCCGTTGCCGCAGTTGGTCGAACTGATACGGAGACTTGGCCTTCCCATCAATCCGTGGCTGACGGCACGGACTCTGAGCGAAGCCATCACTTCGCTTCCCGACGAGCCGCCGCTTCTCGTTCCTAACAAGACGGCGAAAGCGTTTGCGCAGGCCCGCTGGCCCAACCGCAAAGTCGTTCTCCAAAACTGGCCAACCCGCCCGCTGACCCTGACGCCGATCTCCGGTGCAAACAAATCGCTTGCTATCGTACCGTCTGCACCCTCGCCCGCATCCTTCCGCTTGATACGACGATTGGCAGAGCGTCTGCGGCGGCGAGAGCCATCCAGATCGATCGTCATCGCCGGCGCGACCTGCGACGATGATCGTCTGATGTCCCACGCGAATGTTTTCATAACCGGCACGGTCGCAGCCGACGAGATCGGCGATGTCCTGGCGCCGCATAATCCAGGCTGGCTGCTCACGGACTTCGAGGAACCGGCATTCGGACATCCTCTCATCGAGACCGCAAGACGGGCCTCGATACCTGTTGCCTACCGCGACTGGTCCGCCGGATCGGCCAAACCGCGCAAGTGCGATCTCGCCATCCCGGCGGACGCGGACGACCAGGGACTTGTCGATGCCGTTATCGCATGGGTCGGGCGATCCTGA
- a CDS encoding glycosyltransferase family 2 protein, translating into MARVTRARKQPIAEPKLVSRLALGDDGTVSGLVFDPAAPERRFTVDILLDGLVLKTAYADAFVPELSRQDQNNTCGFAVTIEPDLLRAARLLSARLANLETPVGHPIDLEDDSAAPLDLRPTCKLRWLGGLHFQGWIDSEAAVTLEAIVDGESVAQVRAAAWTHVGGDTEGDASRNVRAFDFHAPQRFADGRVHRILLRKEDGEQIPATAVFVAFPDGLIGMIDVIGGYAAERLRGKLYDRLIPASLPLHDYADWRDRFPLPEPQPSALRLAVVIAGSNGAQQTLSTLETQSHENWTAGAIDGQPLLIDSDAMLEFLEDAASDARHIVVTMAGVSLERNALARIAAAFDANPDAVAIYGDLDFLADDGRLWPLAFPAFDYERMLEQGYCAHLFAARRDALIAAIKARPDNLYRLFNCLLDRAGPLQADILHLTGALATMPKLDRTKAGALLSAASHLHLRARGIDAEVTEQQGNFFPAVQIKRPFSQQRVTVIIPTRDRVSLLRRCLDSIASAVERCRADILVVDNDSAHPETIGFLSDLPRRGIRTLRIEGPFNFARLNNQAAAMLDSDVLCLLNNDIEASSDDWLEEMLTRLSEPDVGAVGALLTWPGGVVQHGGVVLGINFSVAHAFTDRFSDDPGFLDQLLVAHECSAVTAACLATRRSDYLAVGGMDEARFAVAFNDVDYCLRLREAGKRIVLTPHAKLVHAESVSRGSDNRADRRDRFEHELNLLRARWGEVLNDDPAYNPQLSRDGVPYNGLAWPPARRVPRYNRPPRAGDLPLGF; encoded by the coding sequence ATGGCGCGCGTCACCCGAGCCCGCAAGCAACCAATTGCCGAACCGAAGCTGGTCAGCCGGCTCGCGCTCGGCGACGATGGCACGGTGTCCGGTTTGGTATTCGATCCGGCGGCTCCCGAGCGCCGCTTTACCGTCGACATCCTGCTCGATGGCCTGGTGCTGAAGACCGCCTACGCCGATGCCTTCGTCCCCGAACTCTCCCGGCAAGACCAGAACAACACTTGCGGCTTTGCGGTGACCATTGAGCCCGATCTGCTCCGCGCCGCGCGTCTTCTTTCGGCGCGCCTCGCCAATCTCGAGACTCCCGTCGGCCACCCCATCGACCTTGAGGATGACAGCGCGGCTCCGCTCGATCTGCGCCCGACCTGCAAGCTGCGTTGGCTGGGTGGCCTGCACTTTCAGGGCTGGATCGACAGCGAAGCCGCCGTCACGCTGGAAGCGATCGTCGATGGAGAATCCGTCGCGCAGGTCCGCGCCGCGGCCTGGACGCACGTCGGCGGCGATACCGAGGGAGACGCCTCACGCAACGTTCGCGCCTTCGATTTTCACGCCCCGCAACGCTTTGCTGACGGGCGTGTCCATCGAATCCTGCTGCGGAAAGAGGATGGCGAACAAATTCCGGCCACGGCCGTCTTCGTTGCATTTCCCGACGGCCTCATCGGAATGATCGATGTCATCGGCGGTTATGCGGCCGAGCGGTTGCGCGGCAAACTGTACGATCGGCTCATTCCCGCTTCGCTGCCCCTGCACGACTATGCCGATTGGCGCGATCGCTTCCCGCTGCCGGAGCCGCAGCCAAGCGCGCTTCGGCTGGCCGTCGTGATCGCCGGGAGCAATGGTGCGCAACAGACGCTGTCCACGCTGGAGACGCAAAGCCACGAGAACTGGACCGCGGGCGCGATCGACGGTCAGCCGCTCCTGATCGACAGCGATGCCATGCTGGAATTTCTCGAGGACGCCGCATCCGATGCGCGCCACATCGTCGTGACCATGGCGGGCGTCTCGCTCGAACGGAACGCCCTGGCACGCATCGCCGCCGCGTTCGACGCCAACCCCGATGCGGTAGCCATATACGGCGACCTCGACTTTCTCGCCGATGACGGCCGTCTTTGGCCGCTGGCGTTTCCGGCGTTCGATTACGAAAGGATGCTGGAGCAAGGGTATTGCGCGCATCTGTTCGCGGCCCGGCGCGACGCCCTGATAGCGGCCATTAAGGCGCGTCCGGACAACCTCTACCGTCTCTTCAACTGCCTGCTGGATCGAGCCGGTCCGTTGCAAGCGGATATCCTTCACCTGACCGGAGCGTTGGCGACCATGCCGAAGCTCGATCGGACAAAAGCCGGCGCCCTGCTGTCCGCCGCAAGCCATCTGCACCTGCGGGCACGCGGAATTGATGCGGAGGTGACCGAGCAGCAAGGCAATTTCTTTCCCGCTGTTCAAATCAAGCGGCCGTTTTCGCAGCAGCGAGTGACCGTGATTATCCCGACGCGCGACCGCGTTTCTCTCCTGCGCCGATGTCTTGACAGCATCGCATCCGCGGTCGAACGCTGTCGCGCCGATATCCTTGTCGTCGACAACGACAGCGCCCATCCGGAGACGATCGGCTTTCTGTCCGATCTGCCGCGACGCGGCATCCGGACATTGCGGATCGAGGGGCCGTTCAATTTCGCAAGGCTCAACAACCAGGCCGCGGCAATGCTCGACAGCGATGTTCTATGTCTTCTCAATAACGACATCGAGGCAAGCTCCGATGACTGGCTCGAAGAGATGCTTACGCGCCTGAGCGAGCCGGACGTAGGTGCCGTCGGCGCGCTGTTGACCTGGCCCGGCGGCGTCGTTCAGCATGGCGGTGTGGTGTTGGGCATAAACTTTTCAGTCGCCCACGCTTTCACCGACCGATTCAGCGATGACCCGGGTTTTCTCGATCAACTCCTTGTAGCGCACGAATGCAGCGCGGTGACCGCGGCCTGCCTTGCGACCCGACGAAGCGACTATCTTGCGGTCGGCGGAATGGACGAAGCCCGCTTCGCCGTGGCGTTCAACGATGTCGACTATTGCCTCCGCCTGCGCGAGGCAGGCAAGCGCATTGTCCTGACGCCGCACGCAAAGCTGGTCCACGCCGAATCTGTCAGCCGGGGCAGCGACAATCGTGCCGACCGGCGGGACCGGTTTGAACATGAGCTCAATCTGCTCCGTGCGCGCTGGGGTGAGGTGCTCAACGACGATCCGGCTTACAATCCGCAACTGTCGCGCGATGGTGTTCCGTATAACGGCCTGGCCTGGCCTCCGGCACGACGGGTCCCCCGATACAATCGGCCGCCGCGCGCGGGCGATTTGCCCTTGGGATTTTGA
- the rfbD gene encoding dTDP-4-dehydrorhamnose reductase — MRIVLTGSNGQVGGALRPLLEKSGTVVVPSRAEFDLSKPVTLAGALEAFKPDLIINPAAYTAVDRAEDESELAFLVNATGPAAIATWSARHRVPLIHFSTDYVFDGSNDRPWREDSPTGPLSVYGASKLAGDLAIGAAGGPHLIARTSWVYAASGANFLRSIARLAGEREELRIVADQVGAPTTASAIADAVAGIVLSNASNLEGLFVRNAGVVNLACAGETSWYGFATAIVAGLRSRGAKLAVKTITPIATADFPTRARRPSNSRLDLSRLRDRFGVTTPTWQQALSSELDSLVALQREQAAC, encoded by the coding sequence ATGCGGATAGTATTGACGGGTAGCAACGGTCAGGTTGGCGGGGCGTTGCGGCCGCTGCTGGAAAAAAGCGGCACGGTCGTGGTCCCGTCACGCGCTGAATTCGACCTGTCGAAGCCCGTGACACTTGCCGGGGCGCTCGAGGCTTTCAAACCCGATCTCATTATCAATCCCGCGGCCTATACCGCGGTGGATCGCGCCGAGGACGAAAGCGAGCTTGCCTTCCTCGTCAACGCCACGGGGCCTGCGGCGATTGCGACGTGGTCGGCACGGCATCGCGTGCCGCTGATCCATTTCTCAACCGACTATGTCTTCGATGGCTCGAATGACAGGCCGTGGCGCGAGGACAGTCCGACCGGCCCGCTCTCGGTCTATGGCGCGAGCAAGCTCGCCGGCGACCTCGCCATCGGCGCGGCCGGCGGTCCGCATCTGATCGCGCGCACCTCCTGGGTCTACGCGGCGAGCGGAGCCAATTTCCTGCGGTCTATCGCGCGGCTGGCCGGTGAACGCGAGGAATTGCGCATTGTCGCCGACCAGGTAGGCGCGCCGACCACGGCAAGCGCGATCGCCGATGCCGTTGCCGGCATCGTGCTGTCGAACGCTTCGAACCTGGAAGGGTTGTTTGTGCGCAATGCCGGCGTGGTCAATCTTGCTTGCGCCGGTGAGACCAGTTGGTACGGCTTCGCAACAGCCATCGTCGCCGGGTTGAGGTCGCGCGGTGCGAAGCTCGCCGTGAAGACGATCACTCCGATTGCGACAGCCGATTTCCCGACCAGGGCCAGGCGGCCCAGCAATTCCAGGCTCGACCTGTCGCGCCTGAGAGACCGGTTCGGGGTGACCACGCCGACCTGGCAGCAAGCATTGTCGTCGGAACTCGACAGCCTCGTCGCCCTGCAACGCGAGCAGGCGGCCTGCTGA
- the rfbC gene encoding dTDP-4-dehydrorhamnose 3,5-epimerase produces MNVIKTEIPDVIIIEPRLFGDQRGFFIETYQFPRYAEHGVGRPFIQDNLSRSARGVLRGLHLQNPLTQGKLVTALRGKVLDVAVDVRVGSPNFGRHVAVELSEENMRQLWVPRGFAHGFVVLSETADFFYKCDDLYSPKDEFSIRWNDPAIGIDWGVETPSLSAKDSEAPLLADVKNLPVYGQV; encoded by the coding sequence ATGAATGTTATCAAGACTGAAATTCCGGACGTCATCATCATCGAGCCCAGGCTGTTCGGCGATCAGCGCGGCTTTTTCATCGAAACCTATCAATTTCCCCGTTACGCCGAACACGGCGTCGGTCGCCCGTTCATCCAGGACAACCTGTCCCGCTCCGCCCGGGGCGTGCTGCGCGGGCTGCACCTGCAAAATCCTCTCACGCAGGGGAAGCTGGTGACCGCGCTCCGCGGCAAGGTGCTGGACGTCGCCGTCGACGTGCGGGTCGGCAGTCCGAATTTTGGCCGCCACGTTGCCGTCGAGCTGAGCGAAGAAAACATGCGGCAGCTCTGGGTTCCCCGCGGCTTCGCGCACGGCTTCGTCGTTCTTTCCGAGACCGCCGACTTTTTCTACAAATGCGACGATCTCTACAGTCCGAAGGACGAGTTTTCGATTCGCTGGAACGATCCCGCGATCGGCATCGACTGGGGCGTCGAGACACCGTCCTTGTCGGCCAAGGATTCGGAGGCGCCGCTGCTCGCCGACGTCAAGAACCTTCCGGTCTATGGGCAAGTCTGA
- the rfbA gene encoding glucose-1-phosphate thymidylyltransferase RfbA: MKGIILAGGTGSRLYPVTTVVSKQLLPVFDKPMIYYPLSTLMLGGIRDILIISTPQDEPLFHRLLGDGSEIGMRFAYATQETPRGLADAFIVGRDFIGSDAVALVLGDNIFYGHGLPRMLSAAATRKKGATVFGYVVNTPEQYGVVELDDTGRARSIEEKPKQPRSNIAVTGLYFYDNDVVEIAAGIKPSARGEIEITDINNAYLERGNLYVEVLGRGFAWLDTGTHSSLVEASHFVQILEQRQGLRIACPEEIALRQGYISLQAFEKAAEKNGKSSYGEYLKSVALSYEC, encoded by the coding sequence ATGAAGGGCATCATTCTTGCCGGCGGGACGGGCTCGCGCCTTTACCCGGTGACGACGGTGGTCTCAAAGCAGCTCCTGCCCGTCTTCGACAAGCCGATGATCTACTATCCGCTCTCGACGCTGATGTTGGGCGGCATCCGCGACATTCTGATTATTTCGACGCCGCAGGACGAGCCGTTGTTTCATCGGCTGCTCGGCGACGGCAGCGAGATCGGCATGCGCTTTGCCTATGCCACACAAGAAACACCGCGCGGGTTGGCGGACGCCTTCATCGTCGGCCGTGACTTCATCGGATCGGACGCGGTCGCACTGGTGTTAGGAGATAACATTTTCTACGGTCACGGGTTGCCCCGCATGTTATCGGCGGCGGCCACCCGCAAGAAGGGCGCCACGGTGTTCGGCTATGTCGTCAACACCCCCGAACAATACGGGGTGGTTGAGCTCGACGACACCGGGCGCGCGCGCTCCATCGAAGAGAAGCCGAAACAACCGAGGTCCAACATAGCCGTCACCGGGCTGTATTTTTATGACAACGACGTCGTTGAGATCGCAGCCGGCATCAAGCCGTCCGCACGCGGCGAAATCGAGATCACGGACATCAACAACGCCTATCTCGAGCGCGGCAACCTTTATGTCGAGGTGCTCGGGCGCGGTTTTGCCTGGCTCGACACCGGTACGCATTCCTCGCTGGTCGAGGCCAGCCACTTCGTCCAGATCCTGGAGCAGCGCCAGGGGCTGCGCATCGCCTGCCCCGAGGAGATCGCGCTGCGACAGGGTTACATCTCGCTTCAGGCATTCGAGAAAGCGGCCGAGAAGAACGGGAAAAGCAGCTACGGCGAATATCTGAAGTCAGTTGCCCTTTCATACGAGTGTTGA
- the rfbB gene encoding dTDP-glucose 4,6-dehydratase, producing MRFKASTIFVTGGAGFIGSAVVRHLLHNTHARVVNIDKCTYAANLDSLPGTNENLNYAFEKQCICDGIGLRHLFERYRPDAVMNLAAESHVDRSIDGPGEFIQTNIVGTFTLLQETLRHWHTLSPEKRKKFRFLHVSTDEVFGSLDDDGFFTEATAYAPNSPYSASKASSDHLVRAWRETYELPTLITNCSNNYGPYHFPEKLIPHMIIKGLAGEPLPVYGDGKNIRDWLYVEDHAKALTLALEHGAVGETYNVGGRNERTNLHVVESICDLLDEIAPAPTGRRRDLIAFVADRPGHDRRYAIDASKLERKLGWQAEENFESGIEKTVRWYVDEQPWWRAILARGYAAKRVGLSQ from the coding sequence ATGCGCTTCAAGGCTTCGACTATTTTTGTCACAGGCGGCGCTGGGTTCATCGGCTCGGCGGTGGTGCGTCATCTCCTGCACAATACCCACGCCCGCGTGGTCAATATTGACAAGTGCACCTATGCCGCGAACCTCGACTCGTTGCCTGGCACGAACGAGAACCTGAACTACGCCTTCGAGAAGCAGTGCATTTGCGACGGCATTGGCCTGCGCCATCTTTTCGAGAGATACCGGCCGGACGCGGTAATGAACCTCGCCGCCGAAAGCCATGTCGACCGCTCGATCGACGGCCCCGGCGAGTTCATCCAGACCAACATCGTCGGCACCTTCACGCTCCTGCAGGAAACGTTGCGGCATTGGCACACGCTGTCGCCTGAGAAGCGCAAGAAATTCCGTTTCCTTCACGTTTCCACCGACGAGGTGTTCGGTTCGCTCGACGATGATGGCTTCTTCACGGAGGCCACGGCGTATGCGCCGAACTCACCGTATTCGGCGAGCAAAGCGTCCTCCGACCACCTGGTGCGCGCCTGGCGCGAAACCTATGAATTGCCGACGCTGATAACCAATTGCTCGAACAATTACGGGCCCTATCACTTTCCGGAAAAGCTGATCCCCCACATGATCATCAAGGGCCTGGCCGGCGAGCCGCTGCCTGTCTATGGCGACGGCAAGAATATCCGCGACTGGCTCTATGTCGAGGATCACGCGAAGGCGCTCACGCTTGCGCTTGAGCATGGCGCGGTCGGCGAGACCTACAACGTCGGCGGACGTAACGAGCGCACCAACCTGCATGTGGTCGAGAGCATCTGCGACCTGCTCGACGAGATCGCTCCGGCGCCAACGGGCAGGCGCCGCGACCTGATCGCCTTCGTGGCCGACCGCCCGGGCCACGATCGCCGTTACGCCATCGACGCGTCAAAGCTGGAGCGCAAGCTCGGCTGGCAGGCGGAAGAGAACTTCGAGAGCGGCATCGAGAAGACCGTCCGTTGGTATGTCGACGAGCAGCCCTGGTGGCGCGCGATACTGGCGCGAGGCTATGCAGCAAAACGCGTGGGACTTAGCCAGTAA